The following proteins come from a genomic window of Nitrospinota bacterium:
- a CDS encoding CBS domain-containing protein yields MIVITTHVNADFDCLASMMVACKLYPDAIIIFPGSQEKNVRTYLERSDHHLPIRRLKNFDLSKVTKLVIVDTTSKERLGPFGKLCDDPNIKVEVYDHHPKDSGDITFKVGRIEQRGANTTLMLEIVREKGIPLSPEEATLMMLGIYEDTGYLTFTSTTPEDFRAAEYLLGLGATLPVITEFLQRTLSAEQISMLHELLNRLEYHVINGVEVVVAFAKADRYVGDLAAVIHTLKEMENISALFVIVEMEARLHLIGRSNIAALDASQVAAKFGGGGHTNAASATIRNMLMKEAQDTLINTLEKIIPPAPSAEQMMVAPVVSAGEKESLENVEILLTRQNINSMPVLKSGKPVGIITRQLVEKALSHNLGKSEVRDYMQTEFATIPLNASYENVKDIVIRQRQKIVPVVDDSGKLLGIVGRLDVMRAIYSDFMKSPSTMLHPERKVQRYVARSLTGLMKERLPDEIHKLLEAVGDAASELGFTAYAVGGFVRDLLMRRKNLDLDIVIEGDGIEFAERFVEIHGGRIKTHKKFKTAVMLLSMGKKIDVATARTEYYPEPAALPIVEMSSIKNDLFRRDFTINALAIKLNGKDKNRLIDFFGGQQDLNDGMLRVLHNLSFVEDPTRIFRAIRFSERFHFALGSQTENLLKLAAKKELLNKVSGSRLMGELQNIFKEEHVERATKRIADLGLWRFLQPNIKYDHATHSLVEHAKEAIAWHDLTFEEEKLRKWLVYLYSLSANLTRTATAEFFRRLGFENHPTKHYVEQKCKGWEQMKEFNTLSLNKPVEVYQALVGLEPETLILIMAAVKGRNRKRMVAEFMTTIRNIKPMLSGNDLIKAGMEPGPLLGKVLDTLRIENLKNVFASKEEELAFAKKYYATLKKKITGKN; encoded by the coding sequence ATGATTGTCATCACCACACATGTAAACGCCGATTTCGATTGCCTCGCCTCCATGATGGTTGCATGCAAGCTATACCCGGACGCGATCATAATCTTCCCCGGCTCCCAGGAGAAGAACGTCCGAACCTACCTTGAAAGGAGCGACCACCATCTCCCGATCCGCCGCCTCAAGAATTTCGACCTTTCAAAAGTGACCAAACTGGTTATAGTCGACACCACCTCCAAGGAGCGGCTCGGCCCGTTCGGAAAACTCTGCGACGATCCCAACATCAAGGTCGAGGTGTACGACCACCACCCGAAGGATTCCGGGGATATCACTTTTAAAGTTGGACGCATCGAACAGAGAGGGGCGAACACAACCTTGATGCTCGAAATAGTACGCGAGAAAGGGATACCCCTCTCCCCCGAAGAGGCGACCCTTATGATGCTAGGAATATATGAAGATACGGGATACCTAACCTTCACCTCAACTACCCCGGAGGATTTCCGCGCCGCCGAATACCTCCTCGGCCTGGGGGCTACACTCCCGGTGATAACCGAATTCCTGCAAAGAACCCTCAGCGCGGAGCAGATCTCCATGCTCCATGAACTATTGAACCGTCTCGAATATCATGTCATTAATGGAGTGGAAGTCGTCGTTGCATTCGCAAAAGCGGACAGATATGTTGGTGACCTGGCGGCAGTTATCCACACCCTGAAGGAGATGGAGAACATCTCCGCGCTCTTTGTGATAGTCGAAATGGAAGCTCGGCTACACCTTATCGGTCGCAGTAATATAGCCGCACTCGACGCTTCACAGGTCGCGGCAAAATTCGGCGGTGGGGGTCACACAAACGCCGCATCGGCCACCATCCGAAATATGCTCATGAAGGAGGCGCAGGACACCCTCATCAATACTCTTGAAAAGATCATCCCCCCGGCCCCTTCCGCGGAACAGATGATGGTCGCCCCTGTCGTCTCCGCTGGTGAAAAGGAGAGCCTCGAAAATGTGGAGATCCTCCTCACCCGGCAGAATATAAATTCAATGCCGGTGCTAAAGAGCGGAAAACCAGTCGGCATCATCACGCGCCAGTTGGTCGAAAAAGCGCTCTCCCATAATCTGGGTAAATCGGAAGTCCGGGATTACATGCAGACCGAGTTTGCCACCATTCCTCTTAACGCTTCGTACGAGAATGTGAAGGATATAGTCATCCGCCAGAGGCAGAAGATCGTCCCTGTAGTCGACGACAGTGGAAAGCTCCTCGGCATCGTCGGACGTCTGGACGTAATGCGTGCCATCTATTCCGACTTTATGAAATCACCCTCCACAATGCTGCACCCCGAACGGAAGGTACAGCGGTACGTTGCCCGTTCCCTCACGGGGCTGATGAAGGAGCGCCTCCCGGATGAGATTCACAAACTTCTCGAAGCGGTTGGCGATGCCGCCTCGGAACTCGGATTTACAGCCTACGCCGTCGGCGGATTCGTGCGCGACCTCCTTATGAGGCGAAAGAACCTCGACCTCGATATTGTCATAGAGGGTGACGGAATTGAGTTCGCCGAGCGGTTCGTGGAAATACATGGCGGAAGGATAAAGACGCACAAGAAGTTCAAGACAGCGGTCATGCTTCTCAGCATGGGGAAGAAGATAGATGTCGCAACCGCCCGAACCGAATATTATCCGGAGCCTGCCGCCCTCCCGATAGTCGAGATGAGCTCGATAAAGAACGACCTCTTCCGGCGCGATTTTACCATCAACGCGCTGGCGATAAAGCTGAACGGAAAGGACAAGAACAGGCTGATAGATTTCTTCGGCGGACAGCAGGACCTGAACGACGGAATGTTGCGCGTCCTTCACAACCTCAGTTTCGTTGAGGACCCGACAAGGATCTTCCGCGCGATCCGCTTCTCGGAGCGGTTCCATTTTGCGCTCGGATCGCAGACCGAAAATCTGCTGAAACTTGCCGCCAAGAAGGAACTCCTCAACAAGGTCTCAGGGAGCCGGCTGATGGGGGAACTGCAGAACATCTTCAAGGAGGAGCATGTCGAGCGGGCGACCAAACGGATAGCGGATCTCGGTCTATGGCGCTTCCTGCAACCAAATATAAAGTACGACCACGCAACCCACTCCCTCGTCGAACATGCAAAGGAGGCGATCGCCTGGCACGACCTCACCTTCGAGGAGGAGAAATTGCGGAAATGGCTCGTATACCTCTACTCCCTTTCGGCGAATCTCACGCGAACGGCGACGGCAGAGTTTTTCAGGCGTCTCGGATTTGAAAATCATCCTACGAAACATTACGTCGAGCAGAAGTGCAAGGGGTGGGAACAGATGAAGGAGTTCAATACCCTCTCGCTTAACAAACCGGTGGAGGTATATCAGGCGCTAGTCGGCCTGGAGCCGGAAACATTGATACTCATAATGGCGGCGGTGAAAGGGAGAAACCGGAAACGGATGGTCGCCGAATTCATGACGACCATAAGGAACATAAAGCCGATGCTAAGCGGCAACGATTTGATAAAAGCCGGAATGGAGCCCGGCCCTCTTCTAGGGAAGGTTCTGGACACGCTGAGGATCGAAAATCTGAAGAACGTCTTCGCTTCGAAGGAAGAGGAGCTCGCCTTCGCAAAAAAATATTACGCAACACTGAAGAAGAAAATTACGGGAAAGAATTAG